In Centroberyx gerrardi isolate f3 chromosome 11, fCenGer3.hap1.cur.20231027, whole genome shotgun sequence, the following are encoded in one genomic region:
- the LOC139910750 gene encoding palmitoyltransferase ZDHHC20-A-like: MAPSHALRCCKRAVNWIPVLFINLVVGWSYYAYVVELCVFTIPNNAERISYLVIFHIFFIMFMWSYWKAICSRPASPSKAFCLPKAEKELYEKEERAETQQEILKKVARNLPVYTRTTGGAVRYCDHCQVVKPDRCHHCSTCEMCVLKMDHHCPWVNNCVGFSNYKYFVLFLAYATLYCVVISATVIQYFIKFWTKQLPDTHAKFHILFLFFVAAMFFISILSLFSYHLWLVGKNRTTIEAFRAPIFPNGPDKNGFSLGCSRNVAEVFGDQKKYWIFPVFSSLGDGHSFVTRLVHIDPEQANAVLQQNGKSPVDGEANPSVLGNNIQHTADASKEKTDGGQIVSVTMESES; the protein is encoded by the exons ATGGCGCCCTCTCATGCACTGAGGTGCTGTAAACGAGCTGTCAATTGGATACCTGTCCTGTTTATAAACCTTGTTGTCGGCTGGTCTTATTATGCGTATGTCGTGGAGCTCTGTGTCT TTACAATCCCCAATAATGCAGAACGAA TCAGCTACTTGGTCATCTTCCACATATTCTTCATCATGTTCATGTGGTCCTACTGGAAGGCGATCTGCTCCAGGCCAGCCAGCCCCTCCAAAGCG TTCTGTCTGCCCAAAGCAGAGAAGGAACTGTacgagaaagaggagagagccgAGACGCAGCAGGAGATCCTGAAGAAAGTGGCCAGGAATTTACCGGTGTACACACGCACCACAGGAGGAG CTGTCCGATATTGTGACCACTGCCAGGTAGTTAAACCTGACCGCTGCCACCACTGCTCAACATGTGAGAT GTGTGTGCTGAAGATGGACCATCACTGCCCCTG GGTGAATAACTGTGTTGGATTCTCAAACTACAAGTACTTTGTCTTGTTCCTGGCCTACGCAACACTGTATTGTGTAGTCATTTCTGCCACAGTCATCCAGTATTTCATCAAATTCTGGACC AAACAGCTGCCTGACACTCACGCCAAATTCCACatcttgtttctgtttttcgTGGCGGCCATGTTCTTTATCAGCATCCTGTCACTTTTCAGCTACCATCTATGGCTTGTGGGAAAGAACAGGACCACGATAG aggcttttaggGCCCCCATCTTCCCAAATGGTCCAGACAAAAATGGATTTTCTCTGGGCTGTAGCCGAAATGTGGCTGAGGTGTTTGGAGACCAGAAGAAGTACTGGATCTTTCCTGTTTTCTCAAG TCTGGGTGATGGACATTCCTTTGTTACCAGATTGGTTCACATAGATCCTGAGCAGGCTAATGCTGTCCTCCAGCAAAATGGCAAAAG CCCTGTTGATGGTGAAGCCAACCCTTCAGTTCTTGGTAACAATATACAACACACAGCGGATGCCAGCAAAGAGAAAACTG ATGGAGGCCAGATAGTCTCTGTCACAATGGAGAGTGAGTCGTAA
- the LOC139910829 gene encoding SH3 domain-containing kinase-binding protein 1 isoform X2: MEVERKDTKEKREELDSLSSTLQENTQATCNNESVLPTVETKTSLPTKSFGSFPRTSAAHPFSTLSPEALSAVLRPAPPPCLTSDPKPGRNPAAPNLEQLQTELKDLKDELELMKSQHNKEIKLLMNELDEEKRIRLTLQMEIQRMKKRMSK, encoded by the exons ATGGAGGTGGAAAGAAAAGATActaaagaaaagagagaggagctggatTCCCTCTCTTCAACACTACAAGAAAACACTCAGGCAACATGTAACAATGAGTCTGTCCTACCT ACGGTTGAAACCAAAACCAGCTTGCCTACAAAGTCCTTCGGTTCCTTCCCCCGCACCAGTGCTGCCCATCCCTTCTCCACTCTGTCACCTGAGGCTCTGTCTGCTGTCCTGCGTCCCGCCCCGCCCCCATGCCTCACTTCCGACCCCAAGCCCGGCAGAAATCCAGCTGCACCAAACCTGGAACAACTGCAGACGGAGCTGAAAGATCTGAAGGACGAGTTGGAGCTGATGAAGAGTCAGCATAA CAAAGAGATTAAACTGCTGATGAATGAGCTAGATGAGGAGAAAAGGATTCGCTTGACATTACAG ATGGAGATACAACGCATGAAGAAGCGCATGTCTAAATGA
- the LOC139910789 gene encoding uncharacterized protein LOC139910789, with protein MVRPHFGPPRFKPRPYTDGHSSAPCEEHYTPNSKSRRDVQDYPGKAPFHWRESRGRGRPPFAKRAPLMGERREPPFNHWRSQNQDSFQAYPSQMEPHHSQRRPSPSRPTRPPHAQHQSSSRSPVQGSPSHRGPPFHGHPSSHRSPSPRHYRNHPADRRPGATPPYQGSFRGPKRQPGFPHQEQRSRDPRGHYSPRERPYEHPGVKRWNGAGAFSHLHNGEHGPSGSQRKPRELHGRGSCPERWSSEQDSRRQRGEVEREGSRSHSTEKAQEVHSHLPPYRSPSWKGGPSSSSSYHNSPQERQLAMSRKRRMPDLNMPSAGPALEYGHPKHPRRERPQLLNVPRGFGGKPLSLRDRSRILKGRQMRAESVIRLRAPPSLKPKPHMEESASRGNVSSILAIRKKRFQSNAVPLKKVELGRAKPRQSSPSLDGNASKSSRDSDTVKEQVESHRSLSTHSSSPIEKHLSCDLVVVSHWQAGPSSSSKGCSSPRDRSPKSKTERSSDSGVSPNNRFSKMHDSRSSLNDRRGGYSDRKTFRPLHMTQESHRPGKPFRRPGPGPTQRPKFTGGPRKMAPELSGNIRKPLMESFVPRPFPHQKPMFRKSQSIMSKYRNMQVMRRVPYNRGPNQQRW; from the exons ATGGTCCGACCACATTTTGGACCTCCACGCTTCAAGCCCAG ACCCTACACAGATGGACACAGCAGTGCGCCATGTGAAGAGCACTACACCCCCAACTCCAAAAGTCGGAGAGATGTCCAGGACTACCCAGGAAAGGCCCCTTTCCACTGGAGAGAATCCAGAGGTAGAGGACGACCCCCCTTTGCCAAAAGGGCCCCACTGATGGGAGAACGAAGGGAACCACCTTTCAATCACTGGAGGTCCCAGAACCAGGATTCCTTTCAAGCATACCCCTCCCAAATGGAACCACACCATAGCCAGAGGAGGCCTTCCCCATCTAGGCCAACCCGGCCCCCCCACGCCCAGCATCAGTCATCCTCACGCAGTCCTGTACAAGGGTCCCCAAGCCACAGGGGACCACCTTTTCATGGCCACCCTTCAAGTCATAGGTCACCCTCGCCAAGGCATTATCGTAACCACCCAGCTGACAGGAGGCCAGGCGCCACACCACCCTACCAGGGGTCTTTCAGGGGCCCCAAAAGGCAGCCGGGTTTTCCCCATCAGGAGCAACGGAGTCGAGACCCCCGGGGGCATTACAGTCCGAGAGAAAGGCCGTATGAACACCCTGGTGTGAAGCGCTGGAATGGGGCTGGAGCGTTCTCTCATCTGCACAATGGAGAACACGGGCCCTCTGGTTCACAGAGGAAGCCCAGAGAGTTACATGGGAGAGGCTCGTGTCCAGAGAG GTGGTCGTCTGAGCAAGACTCCAGGAGGCAGCGTGgcgaggtggagagggagggcagcagATCCCACAGCACAGAGAAGGCACAGGAAGTCCATTCTCACCTCCCCCCTTACAGATCCCCCTCATGGAAAGGAGGTCCGTCATCGTCGTCGTCCTACCATAACAGCCCTCAGGAGAGGCAGCTGGCCATGTCCCGCAAAAGGAGGATGCCAGACCTCAACATGCCCTCAGCAGGCCCCGCACTGGAGTACGGCCATCCAAAGCaccccaggagagagagacctcaGCTCCTCAATGTTCCCAGGGGATTTGGTGGCAAACCTTTGTCTCTCAGGGATAGAAGTCGCATACTGAAGGGCAGACAAATGAGAGCAGAGTCTGTGATCAGGCTCAGAGCGCCTCCATCTCTGAAACCCAAGCCTCACATGGAAGAGTCTGCTTCACGGGGAAATGTCAGTTCCATTCTTGCTATCAGGAAGAAGCGTTTCCAGTCAAATGCTGTCCCCCTGAAAAAGGTGGAACTGGGGAGGGCAAAACCACGTCAGTCATCACCCAGCCTAGATGGCAATGCAAGCAAGTCTTCGAGAGACTCTGATACAGTGAAAGAACAGGTGGAGTCCCATCGGTCCTTGAGCACACACAG ctcctctccCATAGAAAAACATCTGTCATGTGACCTCGTTGTCGTTTCCCACTGGCAAGCCGGGCCAAGCTCCAGCTCCAAGGGCTGCTCATCCCCAAGGGATCGCAGCCCCAAGTCAAAGACAG AACGCAGTTCAGATTCGGGTGTCTCTCCGAACAACCGATTCTCAAAAATGCACGACTCCAGATCATCACTCAATGACCGTAGAGGAGGCTATTCGGACAGGAAAACTTTTAG GCCATTGCATATGACACAGGAGAGCCACAGACCTGGGAAGCCCTTCAGgagaccaggaccaggacccaCTCAG AGACCGAAGTTCACTGGTGGTCCAAGGAAGATGGCCCCGGAACTGTCTGGAAATATTAGAAAACCACTCATG GAGAGCTTTGTGCCACGTCCCTTCCCACATCAGAAGCCAATGTTCCGAAAAAGTCAGAGTATCATGTCCAAATACCGCAACATGCAGGTGATGCGGCGTGTTCCATACAACCGAGGACCCAACCAACAACGCTGGTGA
- the LOC139910829 gene encoding SH3 domain-containing kinase-binding protein 1 isoform X1 — protein MSFTYQMSQTRLDLQVTLTMEVERKDTKEKREELDSLSSTLQENTQATCNNESVLPTVETKTSLPTKSFGSFPRTSAAHPFSTLSPEALSAVLRPAPPPCLTSDPKPGRNPAAPNLEQLQTELKDLKDELELMKSQHNKEIKLLMNELDEEKRIRLTLQMEIQRMKKRMSK, from the exons ATGTCTTTTACTTATCAGATGTCTCAAACTAGACTTGACTTACAGGTAACACTCACGATGGAGGTGGAAAGAAAAGATActaaagaaaagagagaggagctggatTCCCTCTCTTCAACACTACAAGAAAACACTCAGGCAACATGTAACAATGAGTCTGTCCTACCT ACGGTTGAAACCAAAACCAGCTTGCCTACAAAGTCCTTCGGTTCCTTCCCCCGCACCAGTGCTGCCCATCCCTTCTCCACTCTGTCACCTGAGGCTCTGTCTGCTGTCCTGCGTCCCGCCCCGCCCCCATGCCTCACTTCCGACCCCAAGCCCGGCAGAAATCCAGCTGCACCAAACCTGGAACAACTGCAGACGGAGCTGAAAGATCTGAAGGACGAGTTGGAGCTGATGAAGAGTCAGCATAA CAAAGAGATTAAACTGCTGATGAATGAGCTAGATGAGGAGAAAAGGATTCGCTTGACATTACAG ATGGAGATACAACGCATGAAGAAGCGCATGTCTAAATGA
- the lipia gene encoding lipase member H, translating to MFLWQYLTLLLLITIQVCKAQRCDEFTDLDIHHSFIGTNLKTRLLLYTRANATCGRQLSHSNLSAHPNFNFSRPTAFVIHGYRPTGSPPAWLEKITQLLLQRKDMNVVVVDWNYGATNLNYFKAVENTHKAADNLTAFIEKMQEHGASLSSIHMIGISLGAHISGFVGANLKVKGKGKIGRITALDPAGPQFTDKPPAERLDPTDAEFVDALHTDIDALGFRKPLGHIDFYANGGTDQPGCPRTIFSGGAYFKCDHQRSVLLFLDSLTQICTSRAFPCSSYTDFLDGSCMDCDQFSAAGCPVFGYDVTEWQDALVKLQQTKAFFTTNKESPFCRTNYRVDIVTWNQEASWGYITIKLHSDGKVAEATINHKASKFKKYTETQLLAQFDKDLQSVKKVSIKFSTGNAFKHKYKLRVLRIRLTHLEQKDRPLCRYDILLEENKETTFRPIPCEESNF from the exons ATGTTCCTTTGGCAATATCTGACACTGCTCTTGCTGATAACTATTCAAGTATGCAAAG CCCAGAGATGTGATGAATTTACAGATCTAGATATCCATCACTCATTCATTGGAACCAACCTAAAAACGCGGTTGTTGCTGTACACCAGGGCCAATGCAACCTGCGGTAGACAGCTGTCCCACTCCAACCTGTCGGCCCATCCCAACTTCAACTTCTCCAGACCCACCGCCTTTGTCATTCATGGATATCGGCCCACTGGGTCTCCGCCAGCGTGGCTGGAAAAGATCACACAGCTGCTCCTGCAAAGGAAAGACATGAATGTTGTGGTGGTGGACTGGAACTACGGAGCCACTAATCTAAACTACTTTAAGGcggtggagaacacacacaaggCAGCAGACAATCTCACAGCTTTCATTGAAAAGATGCAG GAACATGGTGCCTCTCTGAGCTCCATCCACATGATTGGAATCAGTCTTGGAGCTCACATATCAGGCTTTGTAGGCGCTAACCTGAAAGTGAAAGGCAAAGGGAAAATTGGAAGAATTACAG CTCTGGATCCTGCTGGGCCTCAGTTCACCGACAAGCCCCCGGCGGAGCGGCTGGACCCCACTGATGCAGAGTTTGTGGATGccttacacacagacatagatg CGTTGGGCTTCAGAAAGCCTCTAGGTCACATTGATTTCTATGCTAATGGAGGAACAGACCAACCTGGCTGCCCAAGGACCATCTTTTCTG GAGGAGCCTATTTTAAATGCGACCACCAGAGATCAGTGTTGCTCTTCCTTGACTCTCTGACACAGATCTGCACCAGCAGGGCCTTCCCCTGCTCCTCCTACACAGACTTCCTGGATGGAAGCTGCATGGACTGTGAtcagttcagtgctgctggatGCCCTGTCTTCG GTTATGATGTCACAGAGTGGCAAGACGCCCTAGTGAAGTTACAGCAAACAAAGGCTTTCTTCACCACCAATAAAGAGTCTCCATTCTGCA GGACAAACTACAGGGTGGATATAGTGACATGGAATCAGGAGGCAAGCTGGGGCTACATTACCATTAAACTGCACAGTGATGGTAAAGTAGCAGAGGCAACGATCAACCA TAAAGCATCAAAGTTCAAGAAGTACACAGAGACCCAGTTGTTGGCCCAGTTTGACAAAGACCTTCAGTCGGTGAAAAAGGTCTCCATCAAATTCTCCACTGGGAATGCATTCAAGCACAAATATAAGCTGCGTGTTCTCCGAATCCGTCTCACACATCTGGAACAGAAGGACAG GCCTCTTTGTCGATATGACATCCTTCTAGAGGAGAACAAAGAAACGACCTTCAGACCTATTCCCTGTGAAGAGTCCAACTTCTGA
- the LOC139910759 gene encoding choline-phosphate cytidylyltransferase B-like, producing the protein MVGRRRGRGSGVPQQAPQSQRGGPRRTLREPAIFAKATGCESEVPHEKLTVAQARRGTPAYRPVRVYADGIFDLFHSGHARALMQAKNLFPNTHLIVGVCSDELTHKYKGYTVMTEDERYEALRHCRYVDEVVRDAPWTLSPEFLKKHKIDFVAHDDIPYTSAGSEDVYKHIKEAGMFVATQRTEGISTSDLITRIVRDYDVYVRRNLQRGYTARELNVGFINENKYRLQNQVDKMKETVRTVEEKSKHFVYRVEEKSQDLIHKWEEKSREFIGNFLELFGPDGAWHAIQERSGRMLQALSPYSSPLGSPLGSPLGSPRGSPRGSPRGSPSSSPTRRRSLSPDSPSSPTSPRQETPSPLKAASTYRHIQGAP; encoded by the exons ATGGTTGGAAGGAGACGAGGCCGAGGCAGCGGTGTCCCGCAGCAGGCCCCacagagccagagaggaggCCCTCGCAGG ACTCTGAGGGAGCCGGCCATTTTTGCCAAAGCTACAGGTTGTGAATCGGAGGTTCCCCATGAGAAGCTGACTGTTGCCCAGGCACGGAGGGGCACACCAG CTTACCGTCCAGTGCGAGTCTATGCTGATGGGATCTTTGATCTCTTCCATTCGGGGCATGCTCGAGCTCTGATGCAGGCCAAAAATCTGTTCCCCAACACACACCTGATAGTTGGAG TCTGCAGTGATGAACTCACTCACAAGTATAAAGGCTATACGGTGATGACAGAGGACGAACGCTACGAAGCCCTGAGGCACTGCCGCTATGTCGATGAGGTGGTGCGGGACGCTCCCTGGACCCTTTCCCCAGAATTCCTCAAGAAACACAAG ATCGACTTTGTGGCCCATGATGACATCCCGTACACGTCTGCCGGATCGGAGGATGTCtataaacacatcaaggaaGCAG gAATGTTTGTGGCCACTCAGAGGACAGAGGGCATCTCCACATCTGATCTGATCACTCGTATCGTCCGGGACTACGACGTCTATGTCCGACGCAACCTGCAAAGAGGCTACACAGCCCGAGAGCTAAATGTTGGATTCATTAAC GAGAACAAATACCGGCTCCAGAACCAGGTGGATAAGATGAAAGAGACGGTCCGGACGGTGGAGGAAAAGTCCAAGCACTTTGTCTAcagggtggaggagaagagtcAGGACCTCATCCACAAGTGGGAAGAGAAGTCGAGAGAATTCATTGGCAACTTCCTGGAGCTTTTTGGTCCTGATGGAGCATGG CATGCGATTCAGGAGCGGAGTGGGCGCATGCTCCAGGCCTTGTCACCCTACTCGTCACCCCTTGGTTCACCCCTTGGTTCACCCCTTGGTTCACCCCGTGGCTCACCCCGTGGCTCACCCCGTGGCTCGCCCAGCAGCAGTCCCACCAGAAGGCGCTCTCTCTCGCCTGACTCGCCCTCCTCTCCTACCTCACCTCGACAGGAGACACCCTCCCCTCTCAAAGCTGCCtccacatacagacacatacagggGGCTCCATAA